Proteins co-encoded in one Capsicum annuum cultivar UCD-10X-F1 chromosome 9, UCD10Xv1.1, whole genome shotgun sequence genomic window:
- the LOC107840920 gene encoding mitogen-activated protein kinase kinase 2 has protein sequence MKKGSFAPNLKLSLPPPDDVALSKFLTESGTFKDGDLLVNRDGVRIVSQSEVAAPSVIQPSDNQLSLADFEAVKVIGKGNGGIVRLVQHKWTGQFFALKVIQMNIDESMRKHIAQELRINQSSQCPHVVVCYQSFFDNGAISIILEYMDGGSLADFLKKVKTIPERYLAAICKQVLQGLWYLHHEKHIIHRDLKPSNLLVNHRGDVKITDFGVSAVLASTSGLANTFVGTYNYMSPERISGGAYGYKSDIWSLGLVLLECATGHFPYTPPQGDEGWVNVYELMETIVDQPAPCAPPDQFSPQFCSFISVCVQKDQKDRLSANELMSHPFITMYNDQDIDLGSYFTSAGPPLATLSEL, from the exons ATGAAGAAAGGATCTTTTGCTCCTAATCTTAAACTTTCTCTTCCTCCTCCTGATGACGTTGCTCTCTCCAAATTCCT GACTGAATCAGGGACATTTAAGGATGGGGATCTTCTGGTGAATAGAGATGGAGTTAGAATTGTCTCACAGAGTGAAGTTGCAGCT CCTTCAGTTATACAACCATCAGACAACCAGTTAAGCTTAGCTGATTTTGAAGCAGTTAAAGTTATTGGAAAGGGAAATGGTGGTATTGTACGGCTGGTTCAGCATAAATGGACAGGGCAATTTTTTGCTCTCAAG GTTATTCAGATGAACATTGATGAGTCCATGCGCAAGCATATTGCTCAAGAGTTGAGAATTAATCAGTCATCACAGTGTCCACATGTTGTCGTATGCTATCAGTCATTCTTCGATAATGGTGCTATCTCCATTATTTTGGAGTATATGGATGGTGGCTCCTTAGCAGATTTTCTGAAAAAGGTCAAAACAATACCTGAGCGATATCTTGCTGCCATCTGCAAACAG GTTCTCCAAGGCTTGTGGTATCTTCATCATGAGAAGCATATTATTCACAGGGATTTGAAACCTTCGAATTTACTAGTCAACCACAGAGGTGATGTCAAAATCACCGACTTTGGCGTGAGTGCAGTACTGGCAAGCACATCTGGACTGGCTAATACCTTTGTCGGCACATACAACTATATGTCT CCAGAGAGAATTTCAGGAGGTGCCTATGGCTACAAAAGCGACATTTGGAGCTTGGGTTTAGTTTTGCTTGAGTGTGCAACAGGTCATTTCCCATATACACCACCCCAGGGAGATGAAGGATGGGTCAATGTCTATGAACTTATGGAAACCATAGTTGACCAACCAGCACCTTGTGCACCTCCTGACCAATTTTCTCCACAATTCTGCTCATTCATATCTGTGTG TGTCCAGAAAGACCAGAAGGACAGACTGTCGGCAAATGAACTCATG AGTCACCCTTTCATCACCATGTACAATGATCAGGATATCGATCTCGGATCTTACTTCACGTCCGCAGGACCTCCATTGGCAACACTCTCTGAGCTATAA